In Apium graveolens cultivar Ventura chromosome 10, ASM990537v1, whole genome shotgun sequence, the following are encoded in one genomic region:
- the LOC141692952 gene encoding serine/threonine-protein kinase SRK2G-like isoform X2, producing the protein MDDYEFLKDIGVGSFGLARLMRNKATQELLVMKFIERGTKINTNVEREIINHRSLMHPNIVLLTPTHLAIVMEYAAGGELFDRIVTAGRFSENEARYFFQQLISGVSYCHFRKVCHRDLKLANTLLNGSPVPIVKICDFGFSKSSMLHSRPKSIAGTLRYIAPEVLSGSEYDGKSADVWSCGVTLYVMLVGAYPFEDKKEPKNFQKTAQRILGTQYKIPDYVYVSQDCRHILSRILVAPASRRITIEEIKNHPWFLRNLPWKESEAGQDIFYRNNSPEFSDQSLERIMEIVDKARKPALNPPPVISSTKGSGQVKEKIKNHPQFSKNLAKEGPEAAQSTCCKNENSALFPQRLEITMEIVVESRNNPARNRASVFSSTGGLGLAKEEQSNDQEDSVEHKAEEEDEYKVKEVYDDKQVKQVAEDKLVKMVHEDNQVKEGNKFKSYNYKMIKMLYRTSLFLARQFLQIPWNQ; encoded by the exons ATGGAcgattatgaatttttgaaggaTATTGGGGTTGGGAGTTTTGGTTTGGCGAGGCTTATGCGGAACAAGGCAACTCAAGAACTGCTTGTCATGAAATTCATTGAAAGAGGAACCAAG ATAAATACCAACGTTGAGCGAGAGATCATTAATCATAGGTCACTCATGCACCCAAATATT GTGCTACTTACACCTACCCACCTTGCAATTGTAATGGAATATGCTGCTGGCGGAGAGCTCTTTGACCGCATTGTAACTGCAGGGAGATTCAGTGAAAATGAG GCTCGTTACTTCTTCCAGCAGTTAATCTCAGGAGTAAGCTATTGTCATTTCAGG AAAGTATGCCACAGGGACTTGAAGCTAGCTAATACTCTCTTGAATGGGAGCCCTGTGCCAATCGTGAAAATATGTGATTTTGGCTTCTCAAAG TCATCTATGCTCCATTCAAGACCTAAATCGATTGCTGGTACTTTGCGGTACATTGCTCCAGAGGTTCTTTCTGGTTCAGAATATGATGGCAAG TCCGCAGATGTTTGGTCATGTGGAGTGACATTATATGTAATGTTAGTTGGAGCATACCCTTTTGAAGACAAAAAGGAGCCGAAAAACTTTCAGAAGACTGCGCAG CGTATACTAGGTACTCAATACAAGATCCCTGACTATGTTTACGTATCTCAAGACTGCAGGCATATTCTTTCTCGCATACTTGTTGCTCCTGCAAGCAGA AGGATCACAATTGAAGAAATCAAGAACCACCCCTGGTTTTTAAGGAATCTGCCCTGGAAAGAATCAGAAGCTGGCCAAGACATTTTCTACAGGAATAATAGCCCAGAATTTTCTGACCAGAGTTTGGAGCGCATCATGGAAATCGTTGACAAGGCCAGAAAGCCAGCACTGAATCCTCCTCCAGTTATTAGTTCGACTAAAGGGTCTGGACAGGTAAAGGAAAAAATCaagaatcacccacaattttcgAAGAACTTGGCAAAGGAGGGGCCAGAAGCTGCTCAAAGCACTTGCTGCAAGAATGAAAACTCAGCTCTTTTTCCCCAGCGCTTGGAGATCACCATGGAAATTGTAGTAGAATCCAGAAATAATCCCGCGAGGAATCGTGCCTCAGTTTTTAGCTCAACCGGAGGGCTTGGATTGGCGAAGGAAGAACAAAGTAATGATCAGGAAGACAGTGTGGAACATAAGGCGGAAGAAGAAGACGAGTACAAAGTGAAGGAGGTTTATGATGATAAACAAGTTAAGCAGGTTGCCGAAGATAAGCTAGTGAAGATGGTACATGAAGATAATCAAGTCAAGGAGGGAAACAAATTCAAGAGTTATAACTACAAGATGATCAAAATGTTGTACAGAACATCTTTATTTCTCGCGCGCCAATTTCTGCAAATTCCATGGAATCAGTAG
- the LOC141692952 gene encoding serine/threonine-protein kinase SRK2G-like isoform X3 yields MDDYEFLKDIGVGSFGLARLMRNKATQELLVMKFIERGTKINTNVEREIINHRSLMHPNIVRFKKVLLTPTHLAIVMEYAAGGELFDRIVTAGRFSENEARYFFQQLISGKVCHRDLKLANTLLNGSPVPIVKICDFGFSKSSMLHSRPKSIAGTLRYIAPEVLSGSEYDGKSADVWSCGVTLYVMLVGAYPFEDKKEPKNFQKTAQRILGTQYKIPDYVYVSQDCRHILSRILVAPASRRITIEEIKNHPWFLRNLPWKESEAGQDIFYRNNSPEFSDQSLERIMEIVDKARKPALNPPPVISSTKGSGQVKEKIKNHPQFSKNLAKEGPEAAQSTCCKNENSALFPQRLEITMEIVVESRNNPARNRASVFSSTGGLGLAKEEQSNDQEDSVEHKAEEEDEYKVKEVYDDKQVKQVAEDKLVKMVHEDNQVKEGNKFKSYNYKMIKMLYRTSLFLARQFLQIPWNQ; encoded by the exons ATGGAcgattatgaatttttgaaggaTATTGGGGTTGGGAGTTTTGGTTTGGCGAGGCTTATGCGGAACAAGGCAACTCAAGAACTGCTTGTCATGAAATTCATTGAAAGAGGAACCAAG ATAAATACCAACGTTGAGCGAGAGATCATTAATCATAGGTCACTCATGCACCCAAATATTGTAAGATTCAAAAAG GTGCTACTTACACCTACCCACCTTGCAATTGTAATGGAATATGCTGCTGGCGGAGAGCTCTTTGACCGCATTGTAACTGCAGGGAGATTCAGTGAAAATGAG GCTCGTTACTTCTTCCAGCAGTTAATCTCAGGA AAAGTATGCCACAGGGACTTGAAGCTAGCTAATACTCTCTTGAATGGGAGCCCTGTGCCAATCGTGAAAATATGTGATTTTGGCTTCTCAAAG TCATCTATGCTCCATTCAAGACCTAAATCGATTGCTGGTACTTTGCGGTACATTGCTCCAGAGGTTCTTTCTGGTTCAGAATATGATGGCAAG TCCGCAGATGTTTGGTCATGTGGAGTGACATTATATGTAATGTTAGTTGGAGCATACCCTTTTGAAGACAAAAAGGAGCCGAAAAACTTTCAGAAGACTGCGCAG CGTATACTAGGTACTCAATACAAGATCCCTGACTATGTTTACGTATCTCAAGACTGCAGGCATATTCTTTCTCGCATACTTGTTGCTCCTGCAAGCAGA AGGATCACAATTGAAGAAATCAAGAACCACCCCTGGTTTTTAAGGAATCTGCCCTGGAAAGAATCAGAAGCTGGCCAAGACATTTTCTACAGGAATAATAGCCCAGAATTTTCTGACCAGAGTTTGGAGCGCATCATGGAAATCGTTGACAAGGCCAGAAAGCCAGCACTGAATCCTCCTCCAGTTATTAGTTCGACTAAAGGGTCTGGACAGGTAAAGGAAAAAATCaagaatcacccacaattttcgAAGAACTTGGCAAAGGAGGGGCCAGAAGCTGCTCAAAGCACTTGCTGCAAGAATGAAAACTCAGCTCTTTTTCCCCAGCGCTTGGAGATCACCATGGAAATTGTAGTAGAATCCAGAAATAATCCCGCGAGGAATCGTGCCTCAGTTTTTAGCTCAACCGGAGGGCTTGGATTGGCGAAGGAAGAACAAAGTAATGATCAGGAAGACAGTGTGGAACATAAGGCGGAAGAAGAAGACGAGTACAAAGTGAAGGAGGTTTATGATGATAAACAAGTTAAGCAGGTTGCCGAAGATAAGCTAGTGAAGATGGTACATGAAGATAATCAAGTCAAGGAGGGAAACAAATTCAAGAGTTATAACTACAAGATGATCAAAATGTTGTACAGAACATCTTTATTTCTCGCGCGCCAATTTCTGCAAATTCCATGGAATCAGTAG
- the LOC141692341 gene encoding serine/threonine-protein kinase SRK2B-like isoform X3, with protein sequence MDKYEFLKNIGAGSFGLTKLMRNKITKELVAMKFIQRDKINANVEREIINHRSLRHPNIVRFTEVQVTPTYIVIVMEYAAGGELHKRIITAKTLGEDEARYFFQQLISGVNYCHYMQMCHRDLKLANILLDGSSVPILKICHFGFSKSSEFHSAPDSPVGTLAYSPPELIESGSEYDGKLADVWSCGVTLYTMLVGEFPFTDQEDPANWSQIMQRILCVQYKIPDSVDISQDCRHLLSRIFVSPASRRITIEEIKNHPWFLKNLPWKESEAAQSIYYRNENSASSSQTLEGIMEIVGEARQPEMYPYALFNSLEGSEREKGEYNNDEEQNLKKDYEDRHAKETSGQKLVRPELYMTHARKRSRYSSDQTVPAEFTNLANSICQHS encoded by the exons ATGGACAAGTATGAGTTTTTGAAGAATATTGGAGCTGGGAGTTTTGGTTTGACCAAGCTTATGAGGAACAAGATAACTAAAGAACTTGTTGCCATGAAGTTTATACAAAGAGACAAG ATAAATGCGAATGTTGAGCGAGAGATCATTAATCATAGGTCACTCAGACACCCGAATATAGTTAGATTCACCGAG GTTCAAGTTACACCAACCTACATTGTGATCGTGATGGAATATGCTGCTGGAGGAGAGCTCCATAAACGCATCATAACTGCAAAGACATTAGGTGAAGATGAG GCTCGATACTTCTTCCAGCAATTAATCTCCGGAGTAAATTATTGCCATTACATG CAAATGTGCCATAGGGACTTGAAGCTGGCCAACATTCTCTTGGATGGGAGCTCTGTGCCAATCCTAAAAATATGTCATTTTGGCTTCTCAAag TCATCTGAGTTCCATTCAGCACCTGATTCACCTGTGGGCACTCTGGCGTACAGTCCTCCAGAGCTCATTGAGTCTGGTAGTGAATATGATGGCAAG TTGGCCGATGTTTGGTCATGTGGAGTGACATTATATACAATGCTTGTTGGAGAATTCCCTTTTACTGACCAAGAGGATCCGGCAAATTGGAGCCAGATAATGCAG CGTATACTGTGTGTTCAATATAAGATTCCAGACTCTGTTGACATATCTCAAGACTGCAGGCATCTTCTTTCTCGCATATTTGTTTCTCCTGCAAGCAGG AGAATTACAATTGAAGAAATCAAGAACCACCCATGGTTTTTGAAAAACTTGCCATGGAAGGAATCAGAAGCTGCTCAAAGTATCTACTACAGAAACGAAAACTCAGCATCTTCTTCCCAGACTTTGGAGGGGATCATGGAAATTGTGGGGGAAGCCAGGCAGCCAGAAATGTATCCTTATGCACTTTTCAATTCACTTGAAGGGTCTGAGAGGGAAAAAGGAGAGTACAATAATGACGAAGAACAGAATTTAAAGAAGGATTACGAAGATAGGCATGCCAAGGAG ACGAGTGGGCAGAAGCTGGTCCGGCCAGAGCTCTACATGACACATGCAAGAAAGAGGTCAAGATACAGTTCAGACCAAACTGTACCTGCAGAATTCACGAATCTGGCTA ATTCGATATGCCAACATTCTTGA
- the LOC141692341 gene encoding serine/threonine-protein kinase SRK2B-like isoform X1, which translates to MDKYEFLKNIGAGSFGLTKLMRNKITKELVAMKFIQRDKINANVEREIINHRSLRHPNIVRFTEVQVTPTYIVIVMEYAAGGELHKRIITAKTLGEDEARYFFQQLISGVNYCHYMQMCHRDLKLANILLDGSSVPILKICHFGFSKSSEFHSAPDSPVGTLAYSPPELIESGSEYDGKLADVWSCGVTLYTMLVGEFPFTDQEDPANWSQIMQRILCVQYKIPDSVDISQDCRHLLSRIFVSPASRRITIEEIKNHPWFLKNLPWKESEAAQSIYYRNENSASSSQTLEGIMEIVGEARQPEMYPYALFNSLEGSEREKGEYNNDEEQNLKKDYEDRHAKETSGQKLVRPELYMTHARKRSRYSSDQTVPAEFTNLASMEIAIRYANILDQNRSYFTQVGNYEDMTKLIEWWIPAAVPENHKPSKNLRIASSRVPAKLLLTDLEARYNSESSDSSSSTATGWAKPSAIPDIIFVQVVCQVLQNAQANLPMYSKPPSYKQVTTLARAALEIGDSDSQSTRTFSADIIEEVIEVVGNILADIYEKYVARTQELQARARGYEDFVDETTEMDEDTDNGNADRDRWIHDFGDEF; encoded by the exons ATGGACAAGTATGAGTTTTTGAAGAATATTGGAGCTGGGAGTTTTGGTTTGACCAAGCTTATGAGGAACAAGATAACTAAAGAACTTGTTGCCATGAAGTTTATACAAAGAGACAAG ATAAATGCGAATGTTGAGCGAGAGATCATTAATCATAGGTCACTCAGACACCCGAATATAGTTAGATTCACCGAG GTTCAAGTTACACCAACCTACATTGTGATCGTGATGGAATATGCTGCTGGAGGAGAGCTCCATAAACGCATCATAACTGCAAAGACATTAGGTGAAGATGAG GCTCGATACTTCTTCCAGCAATTAATCTCCGGAGTAAATTATTGCCATTACATG CAAATGTGCCATAGGGACTTGAAGCTGGCCAACATTCTCTTGGATGGGAGCTCTGTGCCAATCCTAAAAATATGTCATTTTGGCTTCTCAAag TCATCTGAGTTCCATTCAGCACCTGATTCACCTGTGGGCACTCTGGCGTACAGTCCTCCAGAGCTCATTGAGTCTGGTAGTGAATATGATGGCAAG TTGGCCGATGTTTGGTCATGTGGAGTGACATTATATACAATGCTTGTTGGAGAATTCCCTTTTACTGACCAAGAGGATCCGGCAAATTGGAGCCAGATAATGCAG CGTATACTGTGTGTTCAATATAAGATTCCAGACTCTGTTGACATATCTCAAGACTGCAGGCATCTTCTTTCTCGCATATTTGTTTCTCCTGCAAGCAGG AGAATTACAATTGAAGAAATCAAGAACCACCCATGGTTTTTGAAAAACTTGCCATGGAAGGAATCAGAAGCTGCTCAAAGTATCTACTACAGAAACGAAAACTCAGCATCTTCTTCCCAGACTTTGGAGGGGATCATGGAAATTGTGGGGGAAGCCAGGCAGCCAGAAATGTATCCTTATGCACTTTTCAATTCACTTGAAGGGTCTGAGAGGGAAAAAGGAGAGTACAATAATGACGAAGAACAGAATTTAAAGAAGGATTACGAAGATAGGCATGCCAAGGAG ACGAGTGGGCAGAAGCTGGTCCGGCCAGAGCTCTACATGACACATGCAAGAAAGAGGTCAAGATACAGTTCAGACCAAACTGTACCTGCAGAATTCACGAATCTGGCTAGTATGGAAATTGCG ATTCGATATGCCAACATTCTTGACCAAAATCGCAGCTATTTTACTCAAGTTGGTAATTATGAGGATATGACAAAGTTAATAGAATGGTGGATCCCTGCAGCAGTCCCTGAGAATCATAAACCGAGCAAGAACCTACGCATTGCTTCATCTCGAGTTCCAGCAAAACTACTCCTTACCGACCTAGAAGCTCGTTATAATTCCGAGAGCAGTGACAGCTCTTCGAGTACAGCTACTGGATGGGCCAAACCATCTGCTATTCCAGACATAATTTTTGTGCAAGTGGTTTGCCAAGTTCTCCAAAATGCCCAAGCTAACCTGCCTATGTACTCTAAGCCGCCATCGTACAAGCAAGTTACAACACTCGCTCGGGCTGCTCTCGAGATTGGGGACTCAGATAGTCAAAGCACACGCACATTTTCGGCTGATATTATTGAAGAGGTTATTGAAGTGGTGGGAAACATACTCGCTGACATCTACGAGAAGTACGTAGCGCGTACACAAGAG TTGCAAGCGAGGGCTCGAGGGTATGAAGATTTTGTAGATGAAACAACCGAAATGGACGAGGACACTGACAATGGCAATGCAGACAGGGACAG GTGGATACATGATTTTGGAGATGAATTTTAG
- the LOC141692952 gene encoding serine/threonine-protein kinase SRK2G-like isoform X1 translates to MDDYEFLKDIGVGSFGLARLMRNKATQELLVMKFIERGTKINTNVEREIINHRSLMHPNIVRFKKVLLTPTHLAIVMEYAAGGELFDRIVTAGRFSENEARYFFQQLISGVSYCHFRKVCHRDLKLANTLLNGSPVPIVKICDFGFSKSSMLHSRPKSIAGTLRYIAPEVLSGSEYDGKSADVWSCGVTLYVMLVGAYPFEDKKEPKNFQKTAQRILGTQYKIPDYVYVSQDCRHILSRILVAPASRRITIEEIKNHPWFLRNLPWKESEAGQDIFYRNNSPEFSDQSLERIMEIVDKARKPALNPPPVISSTKGSGQVKEKIKNHPQFSKNLAKEGPEAAQSTCCKNENSALFPQRLEITMEIVVESRNNPARNRASVFSSTGGLGLAKEEQSNDQEDSVEHKAEEEDEYKVKEVYDDKQVKQVAEDKLVKMVHEDNQVKEGNKFKSYNYKMIKMLYRTSLFLARQFLQIPWNQ, encoded by the exons ATGGAcgattatgaatttttgaaggaTATTGGGGTTGGGAGTTTTGGTTTGGCGAGGCTTATGCGGAACAAGGCAACTCAAGAACTGCTTGTCATGAAATTCATTGAAAGAGGAACCAAG ATAAATACCAACGTTGAGCGAGAGATCATTAATCATAGGTCACTCATGCACCCAAATATTGTAAGATTCAAAAAG GTGCTACTTACACCTACCCACCTTGCAATTGTAATGGAATATGCTGCTGGCGGAGAGCTCTTTGACCGCATTGTAACTGCAGGGAGATTCAGTGAAAATGAG GCTCGTTACTTCTTCCAGCAGTTAATCTCAGGAGTAAGCTATTGTCATTTCAGG AAAGTATGCCACAGGGACTTGAAGCTAGCTAATACTCTCTTGAATGGGAGCCCTGTGCCAATCGTGAAAATATGTGATTTTGGCTTCTCAAAG TCATCTATGCTCCATTCAAGACCTAAATCGATTGCTGGTACTTTGCGGTACATTGCTCCAGAGGTTCTTTCTGGTTCAGAATATGATGGCAAG TCCGCAGATGTTTGGTCATGTGGAGTGACATTATATGTAATGTTAGTTGGAGCATACCCTTTTGAAGACAAAAAGGAGCCGAAAAACTTTCAGAAGACTGCGCAG CGTATACTAGGTACTCAATACAAGATCCCTGACTATGTTTACGTATCTCAAGACTGCAGGCATATTCTTTCTCGCATACTTGTTGCTCCTGCAAGCAGA AGGATCACAATTGAAGAAATCAAGAACCACCCCTGGTTTTTAAGGAATCTGCCCTGGAAAGAATCAGAAGCTGGCCAAGACATTTTCTACAGGAATAATAGCCCAGAATTTTCTGACCAGAGTTTGGAGCGCATCATGGAAATCGTTGACAAGGCCAGAAAGCCAGCACTGAATCCTCCTCCAGTTATTAGTTCGACTAAAGGGTCTGGACAGGTAAAGGAAAAAATCaagaatcacccacaattttcgAAGAACTTGGCAAAGGAGGGGCCAGAAGCTGCTCAAAGCACTTGCTGCAAGAATGAAAACTCAGCTCTTTTTCCCCAGCGCTTGGAGATCACCATGGAAATTGTAGTAGAATCCAGAAATAATCCCGCGAGGAATCGTGCCTCAGTTTTTAGCTCAACCGGAGGGCTTGGATTGGCGAAGGAAGAACAAAGTAATGATCAGGAAGACAGTGTGGAACATAAGGCGGAAGAAGAAGACGAGTACAAAGTGAAGGAGGTTTATGATGATAAACAAGTTAAGCAGGTTGCCGAAGATAAGCTAGTGAAGATGGTACATGAAGATAATCAAGTCAAGGAGGGAAACAAATTCAAGAGTTATAACTACAAGATGATCAAAATGTTGTACAGAACATCTTTATTTCTCGCGCGCCAATTTCTGCAAATTCCATGGAATCAGTAG
- the LOC141692341 gene encoding serine/threonine-protein kinase SAPK6-like isoform X2, whose amino-acid sequence MDKYEFLKNIGAGSFGLTKLMRNKITKELVAMKFIQRDKINANVEREIINHRSLRHPNIVRFTEVQVTPTYIVIVMEYAAGGELHKRIITAKTLGEDEARYFFQQLISGVNYCHYMQMCHRDLKLANILLDGSSVPILKICHFGFSKLADVWSCGVTLYTMLVGEFPFTDQEDPANWSQIMQRILCVQYKIPDSVDISQDCRHLLSRIFVSPASRRITIEEIKNHPWFLKNLPWKESEAAQSIYYRNENSASSSQTLEGIMEIVGEARQPEMYPYALFNSLEGSEREKGEYNNDEEQNLKKDYEDRHAKETSGQKLVRPELYMTHARKRSRYSSDQTVPAEFTNLASMEIAIRYANILDQNRSYFTQVGNYEDMTKLIEWWIPAAVPENHKPSKNLRIASSRVPAKLLLTDLEARYNSESSDSSSSTATGWAKPSAIPDIIFVQVVCQVLQNAQANLPMYSKPPSYKQVTTLARAALEIGDSDSQSTRTFSADIIEEVIEVVGNILADIYEKYVARTQELQARARGYEDFVDETTEMDEDTDNGNADRDRWIHDFGDEF is encoded by the exons ATGGACAAGTATGAGTTTTTGAAGAATATTGGAGCTGGGAGTTTTGGTTTGACCAAGCTTATGAGGAACAAGATAACTAAAGAACTTGTTGCCATGAAGTTTATACAAAGAGACAAG ATAAATGCGAATGTTGAGCGAGAGATCATTAATCATAGGTCACTCAGACACCCGAATATAGTTAGATTCACCGAG GTTCAAGTTACACCAACCTACATTGTGATCGTGATGGAATATGCTGCTGGAGGAGAGCTCCATAAACGCATCATAACTGCAAAGACATTAGGTGAAGATGAG GCTCGATACTTCTTCCAGCAATTAATCTCCGGAGTAAATTATTGCCATTACATG CAAATGTGCCATAGGGACTTGAAGCTGGCCAACATTCTCTTGGATGGGAGCTCTGTGCCAATCCTAAAAATATGTCATTTTGGCTTCTCAAag TTGGCCGATGTTTGGTCATGTGGAGTGACATTATATACAATGCTTGTTGGAGAATTCCCTTTTACTGACCAAGAGGATCCGGCAAATTGGAGCCAGATAATGCAG CGTATACTGTGTGTTCAATATAAGATTCCAGACTCTGTTGACATATCTCAAGACTGCAGGCATCTTCTTTCTCGCATATTTGTTTCTCCTGCAAGCAGG AGAATTACAATTGAAGAAATCAAGAACCACCCATGGTTTTTGAAAAACTTGCCATGGAAGGAATCAGAAGCTGCTCAAAGTATCTACTACAGAAACGAAAACTCAGCATCTTCTTCCCAGACTTTGGAGGGGATCATGGAAATTGTGGGGGAAGCCAGGCAGCCAGAAATGTATCCTTATGCACTTTTCAATTCACTTGAAGGGTCTGAGAGGGAAAAAGGAGAGTACAATAATGACGAAGAACAGAATTTAAAGAAGGATTACGAAGATAGGCATGCCAAGGAG ACGAGTGGGCAGAAGCTGGTCCGGCCAGAGCTCTACATGACACATGCAAGAAAGAGGTCAAGATACAGTTCAGACCAAACTGTACCTGCAGAATTCACGAATCTGGCTAGTATGGAAATTGCG ATTCGATATGCCAACATTCTTGACCAAAATCGCAGCTATTTTACTCAAGTTGGTAATTATGAGGATATGACAAAGTTAATAGAATGGTGGATCCCTGCAGCAGTCCCTGAGAATCATAAACCGAGCAAGAACCTACGCATTGCTTCATCTCGAGTTCCAGCAAAACTACTCCTTACCGACCTAGAAGCTCGTTATAATTCCGAGAGCAGTGACAGCTCTTCGAGTACAGCTACTGGATGGGCCAAACCATCTGCTATTCCAGACATAATTTTTGTGCAAGTGGTTTGCCAAGTTCTCCAAAATGCCCAAGCTAACCTGCCTATGTACTCTAAGCCGCCATCGTACAAGCAAGTTACAACACTCGCTCGGGCTGCTCTCGAGATTGGGGACTCAGATAGTCAAAGCACACGCACATTTTCGGCTGATATTATTGAAGAGGTTATTGAAGTGGTGGGAAACATACTCGCTGACATCTACGAGAAGTACGTAGCGCGTACACAAGAG TTGCAAGCGAGGGCTCGAGGGTATGAAGATTTTGTAGATGAAACAACCGAAATGGACGAGGACACTGACAATGGCAATGCAGACAGGGACAG GTGGATACATGATTTTGGAGATGAATTTTAG